From one Gossypium hirsutum isolate 1008001.06 chromosome D08, Gossypium_hirsutum_v2.1, whole genome shotgun sequence genomic stretch:
- the LOC107937451 gene encoding autophagy-related protein 8f: MAKSSFKIEHDFEKRRAEAARIRVKYPDRIPVIVEKTKGNDIPNIDKKKYLVPADLTVGQFVYVIRKRIKLSAEKAIFLFVDNVLPPTGAIMSTIYDEKKDEDGFLYVTYSGENTFG; encoded by the exons ATGGCTAAAAGTAGCTTCAAGATCGAGCATGACTTTG AGAAAAGGCGCGCTGAGGCTGCAAGAATTAGGGTAAAATACCCAGATAGAATTCCA GTGATTGTGGAGAAGACGAAAGGAAACGACATCCCTAACATTGACAAGAAGAA ATACTTAGTACCAGCTGACTTGACAGTGGGTCAATTTGTCTATGTGATCcgaaaaagaatcaaattgagtgCTGAAAAGGCTATCTTCTTATTTGTGGACAATGTCCTCCCTCCAACTG GAGCAATTATGTCAACCATCTATGATGAAAAGAAGGATGAAGATGGATTTCTGTATGTTACATACAGTGGGGAAAATACATTTGGTTAG